AATATTGCTAAAATGAGCAACTAAAATCCCTTTGAGGGTATAGTTTCACTATATATCAACAAAAAATCCACCTTCTGTTACGGGGTGGATTTTTTTTATAGAAAAGAAGTCATGCCGAACTTGTTTTCGGCATCCCATTCGCTAAGCAAACTTGATAAGCATTCGGGCCGCCTGTTTGGTGGAGTGCTGAAATAAATTCAGCATGACAGTTTTTTTTACTTCATCGATTTATCCCTTACAGCCTTAAATTCTGATCCCGTTTTCCAACCCGGAAACGTTGTTTCGTTGCTTAATTTAATACCTACCCTGTAAAGGATATCGGCAATCTGGGCCATGCCGGTGGCATCCATGGTATCGGTGTAATTATCGGCCTGCTGGTGGTAGCGGTTATCACCGTAATCTTTTTGGCGGGCTTCGCCATAGCCACCATCGTGCACTACGCTGATGCTGCCATTATTAATATCCAGTGCCGGCACACCTACTTTGGCAAAATTAAAATGATCTGAGCGGTAGTAGCTGCCCGAGCCGGGGTGCCTGTCGCCAACGGTGCTGAGGCCTTCGCTTTTAGCTATCTCCTCAACATAATCTTCCAAATCGTTCTGGCCTTTGCCGGTAACGGCAATGTCTTTGGTTTCGCCGTAATCGCCAAGAGCATCCATATTCAGGTCGGCAACGGTTTTGTTTACCGGGTAAATGGGATGTGTTGCATAATATTCTGAACCTAAAAGCCCCTGCTCTTCGGCGGTAACCGCTAAAAATATGATGGAGCGTTTAGGCTTTTCTTTGGCTTTGGTAAATGCTTTAGCTACGCTGAGCATGGAGGCTACACCATCGGCATTATCAACTGCACCGTTGTAAATACTATCTCCTTTGGCATCAGGTTTACCTACGCCAAGATGATCCCAATGGGCGCTGTATAGCACATACTGGTTGGGCTGGCTGCTGCCTTTTATAACACCCACCACATTGTGCGACATTGCATATTTTAAATGGTTATTGATAGTTATAGTAACCGACTGGTTAAGCGGAATTGCCTTAAAATCCTTTTTGCGGGCCAATGCACGGAAATCGCCGGTGATGCCGGCCTCTGCCAATAGCTTTTTACCGGCCGCTTCGGTTATCCAGCCTTCAACCTTGCAGCGGTTAAGGTGTTTATCAGCCTGTTGTAAATAAAGCTTGGCGCCGGTATTACTGTTTGATACAACTTCCCAGCCATAACTTGCCGGTTCGGTTTGATGAATGATGAGTACACCGGCAGCACCCTGGCGGGCGGCCTCTTCATATTTGTAAGTCCAGCGGCCATAGTAGGTCATGGTATCGCCTTTAAAAAAATGCGGATCGCCGTTTTTAAAGCCCGGATCGTTTACCAGTACCACAACGGTTTTGCCTTTTACATCGAGGCCGGCATAATCATTCCAGTGATATTCGGGGGCCACAACACCGTAACCGGCAAAAACCAGCGGCGAATTTTTAAGGCTTACCGAGTCAACCTCGCGGCGGCTGAAAGTCACAAAATCGCTGGTTGCTTTTAATGACAGTGGATCTTTGCCTCCGCTGATCTCCATAGTTGGCGATGGCGAGCTGGTAATTTCAACCAGGGGCACATCCTGAAAATAGCCGCCATTGTTGCCCGGCTCCAGGCCAATCTTTTTAAATTGTTGCGAGATGTAATTGATGGCCTTGGTTTCGCCGGCAGTGAAAGGCTTGCGGCCCATCATCGAATCGTTAGCCAGGGCTGAGATGTATTTTTTGATGTCGGCACCGGTAACCGCCTTTTCGGCCGGTACGCTTTTATTGTTCTGGCAGCCTGCAAAAACGGCAAGGCTCCCTAAAAAAAGAAATTTACGGAGAGTGATTTTCATAAGTCAACAGAAATTGAACGGATACTGATTGGGCCCGCGAACCGAATTTACATAATTTCGATTCAAATAATCAAATCAGTTGCAGGTGCTTAGCACTGTTTGATCTGTTTAATTATAAAACGATCCGATAGGTTATACCTTTTTTAATTCCGGCTTAGCAATTTTGATGATCCGCCAGGCAACCTCTGCGCTTAACAAGGCTACAATAGCAAATAAAGCTGCCAGTAAGGCTTTGGGGGTTGATGTAAGCGCCCCGCCAAGAGCAACGCTATACACAACAACAGGCAGCAGCAAAAGCAGGCACAAGCCGGTTACGCTAAGCGGGATACGGAACGGGCGATACTTTAAAGGTTCTTTGATGCGCAGTTTAATAAGGGCAACATACTCAAGCGCCAAACCTGCACCGTATACTGTAACATCGATAATCAGCAAATCGGCAAACGTCCAGAGCACCATAAAGCTTACCACGATGGAGCATATAATAATAGAAATATACGGTGTTTTAAAACGGCTGTGAAGTTTGTTGAGCCCTTCGGGTAGTAATTTATCTTCGGCCATTACCTGCGGCACCCGCGATACCGAGAGCAATACTGCCGTATAAATGCCAAGCGTGCTGGCCATACCGCCGGCGGCTATTACAATACCCAGCCAACGCCCGCCAATAAGTATACCCAGTACCGGAAAACCACCTTCGGTTAAAGTATCGTGGTTAATGCCCGATTGCTGCGCTACCCAAATGGCAAAAAAGTAAACCACCATAACCAGCGCAAAGGCCGTAAACACCGAAACGAGGTATGAACGTACCGGCCTTTCAACCTCCTCGGCATAGGTGGTTACATTATCCCAGCCCAGGCAGTTCCACATTACGGTATACAAAGCCATCCCGAACGACGGAAAGTTAATACCCTTTAACGAAGGCTGCGGAATG
The sequence above is a segment of the Mucilaginibacter celer genome. Coding sequences within it:
- a CDS encoding APC family permease, which translates into the protein MPSAASLKKIRPIQLVAVIFFTVSGGPYGLEPLLSYAGDHAALLILLITPMMWDVPAILTVLELNSMMPITGGYYKWVKYALGTHWGFIEGWWTWLYTFVDLAIYPVLFVQYAGFFFPELLNFQVPVCLVIIWASAGLNILGIMPVGRVSLFLSAAVLAPIILLIALGIYHHSGPLHIPQPSLKGINFPSFGMALYTVMWNCLGWDNVTTYAEEVERPVRSYLVSVFTAFALVMVVYFFAIWVAQQSGINHDTLTEGGFPVLGILIGGRWLGIVIAAGGMASTLGIYTAVLLSVSRVPQVMAEDKLLPEGLNKLHSRFKTPYISIIICSIVVSFMVLWTFADLLIIDVTVYGAGLALEYVALIKLRIKEPLKYRPFRIPLSVTGLCLLLLLPVVVYSVALGGALTSTPKALLAALFAIVALLSAEVAWRIIKIAKPELKKV
- a CDS encoding M28 family metallopeptidase, giving the protein MKITLRKFLFLGSLAVFAGCQNNKSVPAEKAVTGADIKKYISALANDSMMGRKPFTAGETKAINYISQQFKKIGLEPGNNGGYFQDVPLVEITSSPSPTMEISGGKDPLSLKATSDFVTFSRREVDSVSLKNSPLVFAGYGVVAPEYHWNDYAGLDVKGKTVVVLVNDPGFKNGDPHFFKGDTMTYYGRWTYKYEEAARQGAAGVLIIHQTEPASYGWEVVSNSNTGAKLYLQQADKHLNRCKVEGWITEAAGKKLLAEAGITGDFRALARKKDFKAIPLNQSVTITINNHLKYAMSHNVVGVIKGSSQPNQYVLYSAHWDHLGVGKPDAKGDSIYNGAVDNADGVASMLSVAKAFTKAKEKPKRSIIFLAVTAEEQGLLGSEYYATHPIYPVNKTVADLNMDALGDYGETKDIAVTGKGQNDLEDYVEEIAKSEGLSTVGDRHPGSGSYYRSDHFNFAKVGVPALDINNGSISVVHDGGYGEARQKDYGDNRYHQQADNYTDTMDATGMAQIADILYRVGIKLSNETTFPGWKTGSEFKAVRDKSMK